The nucleotide window tgttgtacttgctatagtttacttccatgttgtttcttcatcaaatagcaatatcaaatgtaaatcaaatcaatcactgaaacaacagcaccacctcGAGTATgaaatagcatgtataacatgtatgtatatatatgtatatatatatatatatatatatatatatatatatatatatatatatatatatatatatatatatatatatatatatatatatatatatatatatatatatatatatatatatatatatatatatatatatatatatatatgtatatatgtatatatatatatatatatatatatatatatatatatgggatactgataattcaccattgttgcaattaaaatcaacatgatatagtatttatttgtatgaatatagtactcatttatcTTGTGATAAACAGACATAGATATCCTGTGAGTGTGatggtaaacttatatagatatgaaataatcataaaaataaaatttatggaagtgaaaagaaaaacaaaacatgactctcttacatacctagggtctctaatgaccctatacacttttggtacttaaacctttaattactttatttaaagaaatcatttttttcttttttttttttacactataagACAAAGACTGAGGAATATTAAAAAGGTGTGAGCACAATGAAGTCCCGGgacactaaagacccaaggtatgcatttaaaggttaaatTGTAAATTAATAACTGCACATTTGAAAAGCCTcttcttcctctgaactttgaccttggaTGTTCTTTTCCATAAccttttgtattttcaaaatacacatttttaacactgaaaacacGAATGACATGAAATCAAGTGACAAACATTCTTCTTAAATTATTATGACTTGTTTTGTATAGCTTGTTAGGCCATGCACTAATGCTTGACATGAGAAAACTAAAAGTGTAAAAATTAAACACTTAAATAACTGTAAACGTCATAGAAGTACAaccagatgaaggggacaagTGTGTTTTTAGGCAATTGataaattcaaatatatattttcaaaaaaatatgtaaaaacaatataaagtcaaaccatttcatattatttaacaaaaggttaggttatagaatgatgcCTTTTAAATGGGGTCTCTTGAGTATTTGAAATCTTTTTCACGActgaaaagtcaagggacatgtttgtcccCGTATTTTGATAATGAGCCAATGGCCGTTATAAGAACTGTCAATGTAAAGTTAGTACCGTCGTTACTTTTAGTAGTACAGAAAAAGTGCAGATTGTGAATGGTAGAGTTGTGGCTTTGTTCTACATGAATTAATTAATTCGTTTTTAGTCATAGAACAGCTATGAAATATGTCACATTGTTCacaatttaaacacaaaaatcaaACTGTACCGAACGTTTTCTCACCATTACATTTAGTTAAGAATCTGAGAACATAAggttaaaattatctaaaaataatGACTGATATTTCACCAACCAATGTTAAAACCCTCCCTCCACAATAAAATCAAAACCCTCCTAAGGTAAAAAAGATCTATACTGCAACCTGCTGGCCACTTTGATGAACTGATGAACAGTTTAGAGTGGAAGGACTCTAAAACATTATCAGTGGCTTTTAAACTCTGTAAAAGCTGACAGACCATCTAAAAAGTGCAGCAGCTATTTTTATTATCTATATAACAACTCAATTTGACAAAGATATTGATATCAAATTGTGGTGATGTGGCCGTGGCCGAGTGACGTCTGTGAAGAGCAAAGCCGGgagaacagtaaggattgacacctgtgggaaattctcTCAAatagctgttctgtgtttcagtgagagctggagggggataaaaagggtgtccagactgcTGGAGGGGAGATAGAATCACACTCCGTCAGCATCGTGCGTCGCTCTCTCGCCCCTTCCgcagtctggacaccctttttatccccctccagctcttactgaaacacagaacagctgttagaaatacttttccacaggtgtcaatccttaccgttcttcctctcccagccttgctctccacagacgtcacttGACTACGCCCAAATCACCacacaaatatattaatatttgattAAAGGAAGAGATATTAAAAAAGTACTAAACCACCACAGTTAGTATTCAGAAACTAATTTTCTCAAAACAAAATAGGCCATCATAATCATACACAGGTAAACAGAGAGGTTGGTTTGTGGCAGGCACTTACAAAGATTAATTCACTGCACTGACCCTTTCTTGAAAATCAATCATTTATGCTCGGATCCCGGTCTtttaaacaaagtttgtgaaaaaAGCTAAGGACAGATAGGTAACAACAGTCCATTCAAATTTTAGACATAATCTAAAGGTCTAGAAAATTGGAACAGCAGGTCACAGCTTAGTGGCTGAATTGCTCATGACTTGGATTTGTGCAAATATGAGATAATGAAAACTTGCCACACTCTGGGAAGCAAAGATACCTTTTCAACATCGAGTATGAACCTGAGTTAACAAATCAAAAGTCTTTTGTGGTTCTTTTAAAGTGAAATGCATCTTAAATGTTATGcttaattattcaaaaatacaattataaaatctAATTGTAATCTTATACAAAACAACTTATTGCACATCAGCCCAAACTTCAGATCATTTTtcctaaaattattattaatattttaaatggtctTCACTCTATTACAAAATTTCCCTTTAGAAATATAATGTTATGCTGTGGTTCATCCTTTCTATACTGAATACATACTGAATATACTTCATTTTAGTAAAAACTCACACACTTCATGACAGTCACTCAAAAAACTCTAAAGCTTTGGCTTGAAGAAAGTAGCCACATGTGCACATTTCTATCCAGTTCTTTGTTTATCTGCTGTGTGAATCATAcctacacaaagtatttgagtaaaGAATCACACAGGGGAATTGAAGTGAATAACTGAGGTATCTGAACTCTCTTTGTTTTTAAGCCACAGGTGCATCATCTGAGTTTTCAGTCTCATCGTCTGATAAGAGTGCTTCAGTCTCATTGGAATCCACTGGATGAAAACATCTAAGGATGCTGGAGAGGGACACAGAGTCAGAGTGAGTCAGCATTCTTGGACACTCATGGACATGTGCATCTttgcagaaacacaaacacaaatgtatgcaaaaagtaaaaaaattaaatgtaagcCTGGCATTTTGCAAAGAGGAACTACAGCCTATTTACCTAAATAAACCATGGGCTGTGGTCTTAGTTCAAAGTACCAGTTATGACAGATGAATAAAGAAGCTCAGAAAACCTGTTGTGAATAATCACTAATCATCTACAGTATGATAAACTGGTCAAACAAGGTGCATTCCAGACAAAAGGTCAAGCCATACCAAACAATACTGTGCAGGAACTTCATACTTTTAAATGAACGAGTTAACTGTGTTGTGGTGAGTCATATTATCAAAATTACCAGACTTGATTTTATGAACCAAAATATAACTGACTTAAGGAGATCTGGCATCTGCCTGCACAAAGGTATGCTAATAGACTTATCACAAAAGACCTgtggtagagcatggcacaagcaacaccaaggtcaccccaggaacacacatacagtaatgaTAAATGTATACCTTTAAGGTGCCTCTCTAAAACACATTGATGTAATACACTTGTAATGTAATATTCTCTTACCCTAGTAGACTAACAGGAATGAGGCAGAGTCCAGCACCCAATAGGAAAACAAATCCAGGGCACCATGCCACAGTAGCTGCATAAATGCTGCTAAAAACTGCAGAGGCCACGTAACCACTCAGGTTTTCGGTAAAAGCCACACAGGCAAAAAGGGCTCCTAAGAAAACAACAAACGACAATAGAGAAAATactaattatacagtatatacaaatatttcCTTGTTCGCATACAAGGTATCAGAGGTCAATCTGTAATTTGAAAGTTGGGCTGTAAGGGGATTTAGATTTGACAACACAGAACACTGAAATGAACCTCTTGTTTAAGGAGCATAGTCTCTTTAACTCTTAGGAGTGGCATCTTGCTGAGTGAGGAGTTTTGCATTGGAACAGGGATTTTCAGAGAGCCACTCACCCTGCTCAGACTTTGAGATGACCTTTGACATCATTGAACGCAGAACGGGGAACGGCATGATCGCAAACATTGTAGGAATCCTCACTGTAAGCAAACATATCAGTATTCGTATTAACTGAACAAACAACTCCATTAGAACTGCAGTAAATTTTGACCTAGCTGGTTACATTAAGAAAATGTAGGGCACAAATTAACTTTCCAAACTGGTTGTTCTGGACTAATATATGTGAGAACTAGTTTACAAAAAATGAATAGAGAGTTTTGATCATATTTTAAACAGCACAGTTACCAGTGTAATTGTATAAAGTCATCTAAATGAACAAACCTTGGCTCAGTAATTACATATAATAAGTACATAAAATGTGATAAGCCATGTGTTGTTGCTGTAATCCAGTGGCAGCTGTTGTTTGTTCTTTTAATTAGTGTTATAATGTCTTATCTTAAAAGAACATAACCAAGAGTTATTTAAAGTAAAACTGAGCTAATCTCAGATCTGGAAACCTTTCTCTGCTTATTTAGATGGTGGGATAAACATTGTATTTTTGGGGTAAACTTTGTACACTAAAGAGTGCAGTAATGGTAATGCTGAATTTATATCAAAAGGTAAACATGAAATTTCACAGTGctgtattataataattataataataataataataattaaattatttaaaatgttattaaaataatatatagtttatataataaattatgaatattaataaatatgattattattattactttaatataattaatacattatatattaataataatacattatgaatatattaataattgtttataataattagtaataataataattatcacatttgtctttttttgttgtaTAATGTGACAATTccttaaataatatatacattttaatttatatcaAAAGGTTAACCTGTCATTTCCCAGTGCtgcattataataatataatgattattataattaattataataatacaaataattatttattattattaatcataataataactataccttctttaaaatattaattatacacCATAAATAATAAATcgtttatataataaattataaatattaataaaaaatgaatattatgaatttaataatatattaatcacttttattattactaaatattttataataacatattaataatttattattattaatagatgttaataatttttataataataagtaatcataataataataataataataatgtttgtgtttttgttgtcaAATGTGAAATTGCCTTAAAtagtatatacatttaaattgatATCAATTTATATCAAAAGGTAACCTGTAATTTCACAGTgctgaattataataataattattattattattaattataaaataataatttatcatcATAATAACTATtccttattaaaatattaataatatattataaataatatatagtttatataataaattataaatattaatactatttgtaatgattaatattattaattaaataatatattgaataattttattattattcaatatttcataataaattatctattcataataataaattatgaataTGCAAATAATTGTTCATAATAATTAgtgatcataataataataatgtttgtcTATTTTAgttgtaaaatgtgaaaatgccttaaataatatattttttaattctgcTCTTCCTTCGTTGCTGAACATTTGAGCATCCTTTCTTTTACTTATTGCTCTTAAAACTCATCGTTATTTCAGAATGGTCTTAAAGCAAAAACAAACCCAGAGCCACTACAAAAGCCTTTTCAAAACCAGAATTTGGACATGCTCACCAAGGAACATCATGACTGTGGTCTTTGCGAAGGATACCATCACCATGCCTATAAAGACCGACAGCATTCCTATGAAGGCGATGGCTATGTCAGGCAGACAGCGGgaaaacacatacacaccaacAAAACTGGTGATGAAGACGGTGAGCGAAGCCGCGGAGCCGTAGCCAACGAGTATCTCACTCCAACAAAGCGGTTCATTGAGTTCATAGAGTGTCATCACGGACAAACCCCCAGTATTGGCAAAAGAAATAGAAGAAAATATGACAATCATCAGCACAAGAATCCAGCTTCTtttcctgtttcctccaacaaACAGGTAATAGATCCCTGATAAAAGTTTCTGCAAAGTCCGGCAACAAGCCACAGTCTCGGACCGGTCAATCACCTTGGTTTCTTCCAGAATGAAGATGGCGTACAGCAAGTTAACCACCTGAAACATGGCTGATGTGAAGAAAGGCCAGTTGAATCCAGACGCTCGCAGAAAGTAGCCAGTGGAGATCGATGCCACGCCCGCCAACAAGCCGATCACCATGTCCACCACAGCCATACGAAGGGTTTTCTGCTTGCCGTCCTCACACAAATCAGCCACGTAGGAGAAGCAGCCACCCAGCATGGTGCCAATACCACCAAAGAGGGCACTTACAAAGGAGGCAGCTATTAGGAGGTAGAGGTTTAGTTCAAAGAAGGAGACGGCCAGGAGGGAAAGCGTGTAGATCAGGGACCCGATGAGGGGCATAATAATGGTGAACTTACGCCCACGCTGATCACTGTATGCCACCAGGAGAAGAGTCACCAAGAGACTGGGGATCATGGAACACAAATCACTGTACATGGAAAACAGGGAAGCTGCTTTCTGCACCTCCTGAAAATAGAGAAAATATGAATAAGACAGATGTGCATACATAACACTGTCACAAAAATGTCCAAACAACAGCTGTGAAATGAGAAAACAAAGACGAAATGAAACAGATGTGCTTAAATATTAGTGATAACCAAAACTATATGAGACTGTTCTCTGTAAGTTACACAATATGTGcaataaaatcaatataacaCATTCAGACTAGTTCAAGTCTGAATATGATTTTCAAAACAATAGATTTTATAAAACAATACACATACTTAGTGGAATATGTCAATTAGCGATGAAAAGCACACCACCGGTTACTCTTTTAGGGgaacctgtgtgaacttgagaggtACTGATCTCTTGcattcactaaaaatgaccttgggaccagggtcagaaattaaggggggctaagggcaaaaatgccaccaaaggtgcccctgaaattcaaaatgtgtgggcaaaaaattatgatttttttttctgattttgatCATACAATGATTTGATGTTAA belongs to Myxocyprinus asiaticus isolate MX2 ecotype Aquarium Trade chromosome 43, UBuf_Myxa_2, whole genome shotgun sequence and includes:
- the slc46a3 gene encoding solute carrier family 46 member 3 isoform X1; translation: MKGLYLVEPIVAIYSFASFMIYPLVQQYVYRRLWLEITNSSYPVSDNTSRCASTSSNHTSQQDEVQKAASLFSMYSDLCSMIPSLLVTLLLVAYSDQRGRKFTIIMPLIGSLIYTLSLLAVSFFELNLYLLIAASFVSALFGGIGTMLGGCFSYVADLCEDGKQKTLRMAVVDMVIGLLAGVASISTGYFLRASGFNWPFFTSAMFQVVNLLYAIFILEETKVIDRSETVACCRTLQKLLSGIYYLFVGGNRKRSWILVLMIVIFSSISFANTGGLSVMTLYELNEPLCWSEILVGYGSAASLTVFITSFVGVYVFSRCLPDIAIAFIGMLSVFIGMVMVSFAKTTVMMFLVRIPTMFAIMPFPVLRSMMSKVISKSEQGALFACVAFTENLSGYVASAVFSSIYAATVAWCPGFVFLLGAGLCLIPVSLLGILRCFHPVDSNETEALLSDDETENSDDAPVA
- the slc46a3 gene encoding solute carrier family 46 member 3 isoform X2 — translated: MYFNEEQYVYRRLWLEITNSSYPVSDNTSRCASTSSNHTSQQDEVQKAASLFSMYSDLCSMIPSLLVTLLLVAYSDQRGRKFTIIMPLIGSLIYTLSLLAVSFFELNLYLLIAASFVSALFGGIGTMLGGCFSYVADLCEDGKQKTLRMAVVDMVIGLLAGVASISTGYFLRASGFNWPFFTSAMFQVVNLLYAIFILEETKVIDRSETVACCRTLQKLLSGIYYLFVGGNRKRSWILVLMIVIFSSISFANTGGLSVMTLYELNEPLCWSEILVGYGSAASLTVFITSFVGVYVFSRCLPDIAIAFIGMLSVFIGMVMVSFAKTTVMMFLVRIPTMFAIMPFPVLRSMMSKVISKSEQGALFACVAFTENLSGYVASAVFSSIYAATVAWCPGFVFLLGAGLCLIPVSLLGILRCFHPVDSNETEALLSDDETENSDDAPVA